One window of the Puntigrus tetrazona isolate hp1 chromosome 13, ASM1883169v1, whole genome shotgun sequence genome contains the following:
- the ptpn20 gene encoding FERM and PDZ domain-containing protein 2 isoform X3 has product MSSTFVTLAEVLEARGGPLEEDEVWSLLLGSAESLLDLSYKGHNICNIITPASLLLSATGTLAFKNCAMTDEVCAFTAPEMLQGRAISTKLAMEKIIVYSLGMTLYWSVDYHLPQNQPIQLSDSLNCLLLSMCEDMAHRRANLNSILEVCESHHKASLLPPPNKVIKQLVEDVFQDSVDRAALTENVVQLSGKSQMIRERLHGKRGPYPGYTEGNRASGETRRLSLDSEPKQGHSQQQKTWSLRSRPSQTTSYQGSNRIPLGLHHRRSTSCWLSQSTCLNVPKKGEARPSSPCITVSESVVSLSQRKTKSLGPEFTRMIDEPQIVLELPGSIVSKKGKSGLSQREVNVIMPNEQCVAVKCDIKSRGRDVFDMVVAHANLVEHFYFGLAFIDDGEFFFLDPETKISKVAPDYWKKVASATFMLFLRVKFFPDDISYILHRFTRHQYYLQLRRDVLEDRVYCTEETALFLAALALQAEFGDYMPEVYGKNYFQMEQYISKRVIEKVALPCLREELPRLHANNAHMLPEEAEMEFLKIAQQLPEYGVLFHRVARERKPIIGELVLGICAKGIMVYEVKNHSRVLSRKFHWTETDSLSTSRRKFTIECSPSGKKHSFVTESSKIAQYLLNLCSAQHKFHSEMTSRQLTYCLASDDSVAKYTSICRARHNQIKRLSCSEIVLNNIGLNGLPNDSMSKSCDDLSAKIGVRIQQQNEVNYIPEPRTPSELKDQSGSSSPPETFSPPVYRIMSNVSLQKQDSEVHSTTSSIRVDTPTRTTPEREIICVTLKKDPKLGFCFVIVGEDNTGKLDLGIFIASIVPDGPADRDGRIRPGGRLISLNKISLEGVTFNIAAAILQSSPDEVELIVSQPKQDLRDSKTSLATSNLGMMLERGFGSQSTLSAEYRPVMEELEETLSNIMAPKMGKRLHIPVVRILDFQDRMSNNPSSFGSKPGEVIYMELRKINSSLGISVAGGINTNVHHGGIYIKNVIQGGAADQDGRIQIGDRLLEVDGCNLRAVTHRQAVECLKRTGEVVSLVLEREPPVVLDTYSASSTLERHRSPSPLSAQSTPTPLRRDVTMETPLSVRAKDFSFVSDENILEVTLQKSLSSLGFNFIISELGPDEGSMVHIKSLSSGQSAGDCGLLKEGDIILAVNGEPVRGLSYEEILHLLQKSPEIRLSICRPLQDEHTDIETSLGHDTLPNRALRSRSLDLQTRTVAPDFSELLKKRVTEVGLKKDVSPEKAQDIPLTQETPDTELVDTTILVPPPLPPRPSSGEAGEPKPHAIIGEGHESKDPPPTPPPTPSTLKVTAANQAPTPVGPETAHQQESKNDTISTNHVLACTSHTTEGVEESMTSFTANGLTVIADEEYLTITTTAPSPPSSSIAVSNELSPPPALSPSLLSTPPSYQQATQASSPVKPPTQFTIPSASNNNGWDDDEEEEDDEDPRRDMLKEFELTVSLTKSWCGSFGFTITRSKLDSCFYVQEVLDNPAKADGRLRAGDRLVMVNGHNVTNVTDDVAISILRSSSKRLHMVLGRAVQNLLPPPPPDTLQDIVIPKTLSGQLGIKLTGGIGSKWQGIYVQEVVPSSPASEEGSIQPNDKIVYICGKCTLGMTLEDAVKVCESAPRKVRFKAMRDDQPVIPVDKWNGLFDWKEKKVFPHLEEPVSPDMEATPTDVKPVTDSAMQFRKRLSVTSEQESCILQVEFTKPEKGGLGFALVGGVNGSTLRVKDICCGGVAEQDGRLRVGDILLEVNGIIVSGLSHGKVVDILRKAEGMVQLTVCRDILPMSTCSGSSSPAEASQEFNTSNSPDITTQTETQADHVSFQTSECSGLRGECEQESRNCTPTCQRCCPSLGVTDMLQERWKNRRKISLA; this is encoded by the exons ATGAGCAGCACATTTGTGACCCTCGCCGAGGTGCTGGAAGCCAGAGGAGGACCGCTGGAAGAGGACGAGGTGTGGTCGCTCCTGCTGGGCTCAGCTGAATCCCTCTTAGACCTGTCCTACAAAG GTCACAATATCTGCAACATTATAACACCTGCATCACTGCTCTTGTCCGCGACTGGGACGCTGGCGTTCAAGAACTGTGCTATGACAGATGAGGTGTGTGCCTTCACAGCCCCAGAGATGCTGCAAGGCCGTGCCATCTCCACCAAGCTAGCTATGGAGAAG ATAATCGTTTATTCTCTTGGGATGACTCTGTATTGGTCAGTTGATTATCATCTCCCTCAAAACCAG CCCATTCAGCTAAGTGACTCTCTGAATTGCCTTCTCCTGAGCATGTGTGAGGACATGGCCCATCGACGAGCCAACCTGAACTCCATCTTGGAGGTGTGTGAATCACACCACAAAGCATCTCTCCTGCCTCCTCCAAACAAAGTCATCAAACAGCTGGTGGAGGATGTCTTTCAAGACTCG GTGGATCGAGCTGCTTTAACTGAGAATGTTGTACAGTTGAGTGGGAAAAGTCAGATGATCAGAGAAAGACTACATG GTAAGCGTGGACCATATCCTGGTTATACAGAGGGGAACAGAGCTTCAGGAGAGACTCGCAGACTGTCTCTGGACTCTGAGCCAAAGCAAG GACATTCGCAACAACAGAAAACCTGGTCTCTCAGAAGTAGACCTAGTCAGACTACATCCTATCAGGGCTCAAACAG AATTCCACTGGGGCTTCACCACAGACGAAGCACAAGTTGTTGGCTGTCACAAAGCACATGCCTCAACGTTCCCAAAAAGGGTGAAGCCCGACCTTCCAGTCCCTGTATCACTGTTAGTGAGTCTGTAGTCAGCCTCTCCCAAAGGAAAACTAAG aGTCTTGGACCTGAATTTACCAGGATGATTGATGAACCTCAAATAGTTTTAGAGCTGCCGGGATCTATAGTg TCAAAGAAAGGCAAGTCAGGCTTGTCTCAAAGGGAGGTAAACGTGATCATGCCAAATGAACAGTGTGTGGCAGTGAAATGTGACATCAAGTCCCGTGGGAGAGATGTCTTTGACATGGTCGTGGCACACGCTAACCTTGTGGAGCACTTTTACTTTGGCCTTGCCTTCATTGATG atggtgaatttttctttttggaccCTGAGACAAAAATTTCAAAGGTTGCCCCAGATTACTGGAAGAAAGTGGCTTCTGCaacatttatgctttttctCCGTGTCAAATTTTTCCCTGATGACATCTcctatatatt gcaTAGATTTACACGACACCAATACTATCTCCAGCTGAGGAGGGACGTTCTGGAGGACAGAGTGTACTGTACTGAGGAGACTGCATTGTTTCTTGCTGCATTAGCACTGCAGGCTGAGTTTGGAGATTATATGCCTGAA GTTTATGGGAAGAACTATTTTCAAATGGAGCAGTACATCTCTAAGAGAGTCATAGAGAAAGTGGCCTTGCCCTGTTTAAGAGAGGAGTTGCCAAGGTTACATGCCAATAATGCCCACATGCTTCCAGAAGAGGCTGAGATGGAGTTTTTAAAG ATTGCTCAGCAGCTGCCAGAGTATGGAGTGCTGTTCCACAGAGTTGCCCGTGAAAGGAAACCTATTATTGGAGAGCTGGTTTTGGGAATTTGTGCCAAAGGAATTATGGTTTATGAAGTTAAGAACCATTCTCGTGTTTTAAGCCGCAAATTTCActggacagagacagacagtcTCTCAACAAGT AGACGAAAATTTACCATTGAGTGCAGCCCGAGCGGGAAGAAGCACTCATTTGTGACAGAGAGCTCAAAGATAGCACAGTACCTCCTGAACCTCTGCTCAGCCCAGCACAAGTTTCACAGTGAGATGACCTCTCGTCAGCTGACCTACTGTTTAGCCTCAG ATGACAGCGTGGCAAAATACACATCAATATGCCGCGCTCGACACAATCAGATAAAGAGGCTATCCTGCTCGGAGATTGTGCTCAACAATATTGGTTTGAATGGATTACCGAATGACTCCATGAGCAAGTCTTGCGATGACCTGTCAGCAAAGATCGGAGTTCGGATTCAGCAACAAAATGAAGTAAATTACATTCCTGAACCAAGAACCCCAAGTGAACTAAAAGACCAGAGCGGAAGCAGCAG CCCTCCAGAAACTTTCAGTCCTCCAGTCTATCGCATCATGTCCAATGTCTCTTTGCAAAAGCAAGACTCAGAGGTTCATTCCACCACTTCGTCTATAAGAG tggaCACACCCACAAGGACAACCCCAGAGAGAGAAATCATCTGTGTTACTTTAAAGAAGGATCCAAAACTGGGTTTCT GTTTTGTAATTGTCGGGGAGGACAACACAGGGAAGCTTGATTTGGGAATTTTCATAGCATCCATCGTTCCCGATGGGCCAGCTGATAGGGACGGCAGAATCAGACCCg gTGGTCGACTGATCTCTCTGAATAAGATCAGTCTAGAGGGGGTGACGTTTAATATAGCTGCTGCCATACTTCAGAGCAGCCCAGATGAAGTGGAGCTCATAGTGTCCCAACCCAAAC AGGATCTCCGGGACAGTAAGACCTCACTGGCTACAAGCAATTTAGGGATGATGCTGGAAAGAGGCTTTGGCTCTCAAAGCACCCTGAGCGCAGAGTACAGGCCTGTAATGGAGGAGCTGGAAGAGACCCTCTCAAACATCATGGCTCCTAAAATGGGCAAAAGGCTGCACATACCCGTGGTGCGGATTCTGGATTTTCAG GATAGGATGTCTAATAATCCGTCGAGCTTCGGTTCAAAGCCAGGTGAAGTAATCTACATGGAGCTGAGAAAGATCAACAGCAGCTTGGGAATCAGTGTCGCT gGTGGAATTAACACTAATGTACATCATGGAGGAATCTACATCAAAAACGTAATCCAAGGAGGAGCGGCAGATCAAGATGGAAGGATACAGATAG gtgACAGGCTGCTAGAGGTGGACGGCTGTAACCTGCGTGCTGTCACACACAGGCAGGCGGTAGAGTGCTTGAAGAGGACGGGGGAG GTGGTGAGCCTGGTTCTGGAACGAGAGCCTCCAGTGGTGCTGGATACTTACAGTGCCTCTTCCACGTTGGAGAGGCATAGATCTCCGTCACCCCTCAGTGCGCAAAGCACGCCCACCCCCCTGAGGAGAGATGTGACCATGGAAACGCCCTTGTCTGTCAGGGCCAAGGACTTCAGCTTTGTGTCAGATG AAAACATCCTGGAGGTGACGCTACAGAAGAGTCTCAGTAGCCTGGGGTTCAATTTCATCATATCTGAACTGGGTCCGGATGAGGGCAGCATGGTGCATATTAAGAGCCTTTCTTCTGGTCAGTCTGCAGGGGATTGTGGGCTTCTGAAAGAGGGAGACATAATCCTGGCTGTCAATGGAGAACCTGTCAGAGGCCTTTCCTATGAG GAAATTCTACATCTCCTCCAAAAATCTCCTGAGATTAGGCTGTCAATCTGCAGACCTTTACAGGATGAACATACAGATATTGAGACCTCTCTG GGTCATGATACACTTCCAAACCGTGCACTGAGATCCAGGTCTCTAGATCTGCAGACGAGGACTGTTGCCCCAGACTTTAGTGAACTTCTCAAGAAGAGGGTGACAGAGGTGGGTCTAAAGAAAGACGTTTCCCCAGAGAAAGCCCAGGACATCCCACTGACCCAGGAGACACCAGATACTGAGCTGGTAGATACGACTATATTAGTCCCACCACCCCTACCTCCACGTCCATCTTCAGGCGAAGCTGGAGAACCAAAACCTCATGCCATAATAGGGGAGGGACATGAGAGCAAAGACCCACCCCCAACTCCTCCCCCAACACCAAGcactcttaaagtgacagcggCCAACCAAGCACCAACTCCTGTAGGCCCTGAAACAGCCCATCAACAGGAGTCAAAAAATGATACCATCTCAACCAACCATGTGTTAGCTTGTACCAG TCATACAACTGAGGGTGTGGAAGAAAGCATGACAAGTTTCACAGCTAATGGACTGACCGTCATAGCCGATGAGGAATACTTGACCATCACCACCACAGCACCCTCTCCTCCAAGCAGCAGCATTGCTGTCTCCAATGAACTTTCCCCTCCACCGGCCCTTTCTCCATCACTGTTAAGCACACCTCCATCCTACCAGCAAGCTACTCAAGCATCATCACCAGTGAAACCTCCTACCCAGTTTACCATCCCCTCAGCCAGCAACAACAATGGCTgggatgatgatgaagaagaggaggatgatgaagatCCCAGAAGG GATATGTTGAAGGAGTTCGAACTGACTGTCTCACTGACCAAATCATGGTGTGGCAGTTTTGGATTTACAATAACCAGGAGTAAACTGGACAGCTGCTTTTATGTCCAGGAGGTCTTGGATAATCCAGCCAAAGCAGATGGCAGACTCAGGGCAGGAGACAGGCTTGTCATG GTAAACGGCCACAATGTGACCAATGTGACAGATGATGTGGCTATTAGCATCCTCAGGTCCTCTTCTAAAAGATTGCACATGGTGCTGGGCAGAGCTGTTCAAAATCTTCTCCCTCCGCCACCTCCTGATACCCTCCAGGACATTGTCATTCCCAAGACTCTATCTGGACAATTGG GTATCAAGCTTACAGGAGGTATTGGCAGCAAGTGGCAGGGAATTTATGTCCAGGAGGTGGTGCCAAGCTCTCCTGCTAGTGAAGAGGGCAGCATTCAGCCCAATGACAagattgtttatatatgtgGGAAGTGCACCCTGGGAATGACGCTGGAGGATGCTGTGAAAGTATGCGAAAGTGCCCCGCGCAAAGTTCGATTCAAAGCCATGAG AGATGATCAACCAGTGATACCAGTAGATAAATGGAATG GTTTGTTTGATTGGAAGGAGAAAAAAGTCTTCCCCCACCTAGAAGAGCCTGTGTCCCCTGACATGGAGGCGACTCCTACTGATG TTAAACCTGTCACTGACAGTGCCATGCAATTCAGGAAAAGGCTGTCTGTCACATCAGAGCAGGAG AGCTGTATTCTCCAGGTGGAGTTCACCAAGCCTGAGAAAGGTGGGCTGGGCTTTGCTCTGGTGGGCGGAGTTAATGGAAGCACACTGAGAGTGAAGGATATTTGTTGTGGGGGTGTGGCCGAGCAGGACGGTCGTCTCCGAGTGGGTGATATTCTTTTGGAG GTGAATGGCATCATTGTATCAGGACTAAGCCACGGTAAAGTTGTGGATATCTTGCGGAAGGCAGAGGGCATGGTTCAGCTGACGGTATGTAGGGACATCCTGCCCATGTCAACCTGCTCTGGTTCCAGCTCCCCTGCTGAGGCCTCTCAGGAATTCAACACATCAAATTCTCCAG ATATTAcaacacaaacagaaacacaggcGGATCatgtgtctttccaaacctcAGAATGTTCTGGTCTTAGAGGGGAATGTGAGcag GAAAGTCGAAACTGTACACCCACCTGTCAGAGGTGTTGTCCATCTCTGGGAGTCACAGACATGCTACAGGAAAG gtgGAAAAATCGCAGGAAAATCAGCCTTGCATGA